The Pseudomonas sp. MH9.2 genomic interval GTGGTTGATTTTTTCGGGTGCGACAGTGCCGCTTCAGATAAAAAATGTTCCACGTGGAACACGCGCTTTCGCTGATAACAAGGGAGGCTTGATACTTAACCGTGACCTGTCCGTTGCTGTTCAGGCGCGCGGCAAAACTCACCAGGCGCTTGATGCCATTTACTTCGAGCAAACCCTCGATGGTGAATGCCAGTCTTAAGGGGTCGTTCTCGTTCGGAAGAGAATGGACTTTCACATCGGCCAGACGCGGCTCATACGCGCTCACGAAACCCTCTATGGCCGAGCCGGCCTGACTCAAGGACTCATGCAGGCTCAAGCTCATATTGTTCAGGTCCGGCAGCCCGTAGTCGGGAAGCGTCTGTACGCTGCCTGCACGAGTACTGAGCATTTTTGCCAAGTGGGCAGCCACCGAGTCCATGGCGCAATCCTCGCGACTTGATTCACTTCGCTTACGCGTGTCGCCGCCAAGGCGCTCGAAAAGGCTGCCGTATGCCGTCATGACGTTGCTCCGCTTACTCTTTGTCCAACTTGCCAACCAGCGACAAGGTGAAATCCGCCCCCATGTATTTAAAGTGCGGGCGCACGTTCAAGCTGACGCGATACCAGCCAGGCTCGCCTTCAACGTCGCTGACGACGATTTTTGCGGAGCGCAGCGGACGGCGGCCACGGACTTCAGAACTAGGGTTTTCTTGGTCTGCGACGTACTGGCGAATCCATTTGTTCAACTCTTGCTCAAGGTCGGTACGTTCCTTCCAGGAGCCCAGTTGTTCGCGTTGCAGCACTTTGAGGTAGTGCGCCAGACGATTGATGATGAACATATAAGGCAGCTGGGTGCCCAGTTTGTAATTCAGCTCGGCAGTTTTGTCTTCTTCACTGTTGCCAAAAAACTTCGGTTTCTGCACCGAACTGGCCGAGAAGAACGCAGCGTTGTCACTGCCCTTGCGCATGGTCAGGGAAATAAAACCTTCTTCCGCCAACTCGTATTCACGACGGTCAGAGACCAATACTTCGGTTGGAATTTTGGTTTCGATTTCGCCCATGCTGTGGAAGTGATGCAGCGGTAAATCTTCAACCGCCCCTCCGCTCTGTGGGCCGATGATGTTCGGGCACCAGCGGAACTTGGCGAAGCTGTCGGTCAACTTGGTCGCGAACGTGTAGGCCGTGTTGCCCCACAAATAGTGTTCGTGACTGGTGGCGACATTTTCTTTGTAGACAAAGGTCTTCACCGGATTTTCTTCAGGGTCGTAAGGATTACGCAGCAGGAAGCGCGGCACAGTCAGGCCAACATAACGCGCATCTTCCTGTTGCCGGAAACTTTGCCATTTGGCGAATTGCGGACCTCCGAAGTGATCTTTCAGGTCTTTCAGATCAGGTAAGCCGGTAAAACTTTCCAGACCGAAAAACTTCGGGCCCGCAGCCGCAATAAACGGCGCGTGTGCCATACACGCAATGCTGGAAACATACTGCATGGTTTTGACGTCGGGCGAACTTGGCGAGAAGAAGTAGTTGGCGATGATTGCGCCTACGGGCTCGCCACCGAACTGACCGTATTCAGCGGTATAAACATGCTTGTAAAGGCCCGACTGCATAACTTCCGGCGAGTCTTCAAAATCGTCCAACAGATCTTGCTTGGAAACGTTAAGCACCTGGATCTTGATGTTTTCACGGAAGTTGGTGCGCTCAACCAACAACTGCAGACCACGCCATGAAGCTTCCAGCGCCTGGAATTCCGAGTGGTGCAGAATCTCGTCCATCTGGCAGCTGAGCTTGGCATCGATCTCGGCGATCATGCGGTCAACCATGGCTTTCTTTACAGGCTCGCCGTTGTTCTGCGGCTTGAGCAACTCTTCGATGAAGGCCGAGACACCGCGCTTGGCGATTGAGTAGGCATCATCGTTGGGGCTGAGTCTAGTCTCGGCAATGATGCGGTCGAGGATGCCGCCTTCGAGTAGTTCAGTACTTTTTTGCTGTGCAGCTTTAGTGCTCATAGAGATGGCTTCCTTTGCTGATGAGGTCTCAAGCGTCCGGCGTAGCGGCGGCATTCATGCTCAGTTCACCCAGAACACGGGCACGCGCTTCATCGTCGGCGAGTACACCTTCGATAGCCTTTCGGAAAGCTGGCGCATTACCCAGCGGACCTTTGAGGGCCACAAGCGCATCCCGCAGCTCCATCAGTTTTTTCAACTCTGGAATCTGCTCGATCAGGTTGGCCGGGCCGAAATCTTTCATCGAGCCGACCTTGAGGTTGATCGCCAGCTCATCGGTGCAGCCCTCCTCCTGAAGACGATTGGGTACGCTCAGCGTCAGGCGCAGTTTTTGGTTGGCCAGCACGTCGTCAAAGTTGTTTTTGTCGATGCTGATCGGCTTGCGATCCTCGACTTTGCGTTCATCCGCTTGCTGGGTGAAATCACCCAGTACCAGCAGCTTCAGCGGCAGCTCGATTTCTTCTTGAGCATTGCCAAGCGCGGGTTTAAAGGTGACGTTGATGCGTTCTTTAGGGGCAACCGAGCCTTCTTTGGCCATGGCGTTTCTCCTTGCGGTTATGACCCGAGGGCCTAGGGAAGTACTACTTCAAGATCGAGGTGGCACAACCGGTGGTAAACATCTTCCTTGCGCTCTCGCACCACTTGGTTTTGCGGCAACAGTTCGCAGCAGCTATACAGGAGGTGCAGCACTTGCAGCGCAAGGTCGGGCTCCCAGGCATCAAGGCCGGCATCCCGTAATTGCTGATCGAGAGTCTCAAGCTGGGTCTTGGCCAGTTCGTACTTCTTGGCCTGGTAACACAGTCGAGCGAGGCTCAATCGCCAGAAAAAACGTACCCTTCCACCTTGAGCGCTCTGCAAGCCCTGCTTGAGAATCTGCACGGCAGCCTTGAGACCATCCCGGCGCAAAACGGGCAATACGTCTTGCAAGGCGTCTTCCCAGACGGCTTGAGTGTTATCGCTTTGCAGCGCGCCGGGCGCATCGACCACTTGCAGATGAACCAACACATGGGCGCTGATCCAGCTACGTGTAGCGTCATCCGCGAACGGCACACCGTCGTGAAAGCGCAGGTCGACTATTCCCGGCAAACGCTGCAGCAATAGCGAAAGCTGAACCTCGACCTCGCGCATGGCCAAATCGGCATTGAGCCGCTGCAGGCACTCCCACACCATGCGTTGGCCGTCGAACCAGAACGGAGAAACAGCAAGGCTGGCCTCCAGATCGACCAGTAAATCGGCGTACTGCCCTTGATCCAGGCGCTCCTGATAGCTTTTCAGCCTGTCCGCCGGCAGCCCGCGCAAGACGGTGATGTATTCGGCGTTACGCTCCGGGAGCGCCTCAATCGTCAGCCACAACAGGGTCCGATTGAGGCGTAAGGCACGAAGGTCGGTGGCTTTCTGGCGTAGCCACCAGGCGCACAAAGGCCGTGCATTTTCCTGCTGCACACGCAGGGCTTTTTGCGCGTCCTTTTCATTGTCGATGGGCGAACCCGGGGTGAAGAGTTGAGTGGCCGCCTGTTTCACCTGGGCGAGCGCCGCGCCCATCGCCCCTGGCTCAGGCTGGTTACTCGCTGCGCGCTGCACCATGGCTGCCAGTCGTCGCCGGATTGGCAACAACAACGGGGCGTCATTGCCCAACTGCAGCGTCAGCAGGGCATCCAGGCCCTCAAAGTGTTCAACCAGACGCCTGAACAGGGACAACTGCTCTTTAATCGGCACGCTCTCTGCCAACACCTGCTCAAGACGCGGCAACAACCAATTGAAGGCGGCTACGCGGGTACGCGATTTGAGCGGGTGCAAGCACTCCCAGTGGTCTTTGCAAAGGTGATGAAGCAGGCCGAACCCCGCCAATAAGCCTGCAAACGAATTTTTTTGGTACAGTGCCCACGCCAGCCAAACCGCCACACGCAGGTCTTTGGAGTGATCACGCAAGATCAACTCGCTGTCATCAAGGATTTTTTGCCAGTCGATTCGGCTGTTCTCATGCAGCGAATGGGCCTTGCCCAGCTCACTTTCCACCGCCTCGTATTCGTTGGAAAAACGAATATCATCCCCGGCGAAGTGCTCCTTGGAGATGGGGGTCCTGGCAAGATCCAGGTAACGGGCAGACAACTCAAGCGAGTAAGTCATCCGAGGCACGCACTGTCTGCACAATACGGAACGCACATCAATGCATGAGTACCTAATGCAGGTGCGCTAAACCAACTCCATGCGGGCGTGCAGAGCACAATCCTTTTATCGCACACCATAATCAGCTACCTCGGACAATGG includes:
- the tssC gene encoding type VI secretion system contractile sheath large subunit translates to MSTKAAQQKSTELLEGGILDRIIAETRLSPNDDAYSIAKRGVSAFIEELLKPQNNGEPVKKAMVDRMIAEIDAKLSCQMDEILHHSEFQALEASWRGLQLLVERTNFRENIKIQVLNVSKQDLLDDFEDSPEVMQSGLYKHVYTAEYGQFGGEPVGAIIANYFFSPSSPDVKTMQYVSSIACMAHAPFIAAAGPKFFGLESFTGLPDLKDLKDHFGGPQFAKWQSFRQQEDARYVGLTVPRFLLRNPYDPEENPVKTFVYKENVATSHEHYLWGNTAYTFATKLTDSFAKFRWCPNIIGPQSGGAVEDLPLHHFHSMGEIETKIPTEVLVSDRREYELAEEGFISLTMRKGSDNAAFFSASSVQKPKFFGNSEEDKTAELNYKLGTQLPYMFIINRLAHYLKVLQREQLGSWKERTDLEQELNKWIRQYVADQENPSSEVRGRRPLRSAKIVVSDVEGEPGWYRVSLNVRPHFKYMGADFTLSLVGKLDKE
- the tssA gene encoding type VI secretion system protein TssA, which translates into the protein MTYSLELSARYLDLARTPISKEHFAGDDIRFSNEYEAVESELGKAHSLHENSRIDWQKILDDSELILRDHSKDLRVAVWLAWALYQKNSFAGLLAGFGLLHHLCKDHWECLHPLKSRTRVAAFNWLLPRLEQVLAESVPIKEQLSLFRRLVEHFEGLDALLTLQLGNDAPLLLPIRRRLAAMVQRAASNQPEPGAMGAALAQVKQAATQLFTPGSPIDNEKDAQKALRVQQENARPLCAWWLRQKATDLRALRLNRTLLWLTIEALPERNAEYITVLRGLPADRLKSYQERLDQGQYADLLVDLEASLAVSPFWFDGQRMVWECLQRLNADLAMREVEVQLSLLLQRLPGIVDLRFHDGVPFADDATRSWISAHVLVHLQVVDAPGALQSDNTQAVWEDALQDVLPVLRRDGLKAAVQILKQGLQSAQGGRVRFFWRLSLARLCYQAKKYELAKTQLETLDQQLRDAGLDAWEPDLALQVLHLLYSCCELLPQNQVVRERKEDVYHRLCHLDLEVVLP
- the tssB gene encoding type VI secretion system contractile sheath small subunit, with protein sequence MAKEGSVAPKERINVTFKPALGNAQEEIELPLKLLVLGDFTQQADERKVEDRKPISIDKNNFDDVLANQKLRLTLSVPNRLQEEGCTDELAINLKVGSMKDFGPANLIEQIPELKKLMELRDALVALKGPLGNAPAFRKAIEGVLADDEARARVLGELSMNAAATPDA